The Gemmobacter aquarius genome contains the following window.
CGGACCAAAGACTTGGCGGCAGTCTGCCGTGGGGCGGATATTCTGGTGGCGGCGGTCGGTCGCCCCGAGATGATTACGGGTGACATGGTCAAGCCGGGGGCTACCGTGATCGACGTCGGCATCAACCGGATCGAGAGGGACGGCAAGACCAAGCTGGTGGGCGATGTGGATTATGCCAGCGCCGCTGCCGTCGCCGGGGCGATCACGCCGGTGCCGGGCGGGGTGGGGCCGATGACCATCGCCTGCCTGCTCGCCAATACGCTGACTGCCTGTTGCCGTGCCAAGGGGCTGGACGAGCCGAAGGGTCTGACCGCCTGAGCGCGTTATCACGGGAAAATTTGGGAAAAGGGGTCGCTACTTGCGGCCCCTTTTTCGTTACCGTGGCAGCGGGCAGGGCACCGCGCGGCTTCCTGTCAGGATCGCCAGCGCCCCCGGCCCCATCAGCCCCGCAAATGCCGGATCGTCATGGCGCAGCCCGCCGGTATAGGCGCCGAAAGCGGGCAATATCAGGCGCTTGGCATCCAGAAGGAAGCAGGGCCGCGACTGCCCGCCAAGGCGCAGCTTGGGGTGGAAGTGGCCCGACACCTCGGCCGCTTGCGCTGTGTCGGCGATGTGGCGAAAGGTCAGCGGGCCAAGCGTGAACTCGGCGCGGTGACTACCGCCGATTTCGACCGGGCCTGCGTCATGGTTGCCTTCGATCCAGATCCAGTTGCGCCCTGCCATCAGGCGAAGAAGCCAAAGCCGTTCGGCCTCGGGCAGGGAATGGGCGGCGGTCAGGTCGTCGAAACTGTCGCCCAGGCAGATGACAGTTTCGGGCTGTGTCGCCTCGATCACGGCGTCGAGCCGCGACAGGGTTTCACGGGTTTCATAGGGCGGCAAGAGGGTGCCGCCGCGACGGGCGAGACGTTCGGATTTGCCGAGGTGGAGGTCTGAAACGCACAGGAGATGCCGGTCGGGCCAGTGCAGTGCGCCCGAGGGCAGGGCGCTGAGGGCGGCATCGGCGAGGGTAAAGGCATGGGCTGTCATGCCCTTCGAATGGCGCAAGGCGGGGCGGGTTGCAAGACGCCTGTCGGGCGGACCTGTGGCCAATTCACCGCAGGATATTTGCGATAACAGGAAGTTGGGTGCGGTCTTTTCCCCGTGTTCCAAATGTCGTCACGGGGCGCGTGACTTCAGGCAAGGCCAGCGGCCTGCATCAGGCGTTGGGCTGCGTCTTGCATCAGCCTTTCGCGGCCTGCGCCCTGCACCGGAATGCGCCCCGGTTCAAGGAAGAGGGGGGCGGCCAGCGGGGTGACGCGGGTAAGGCGCAGGCAGTCGATGCGGCCTGCGACGCGGGCGAGCATGTCTTCGATACGGCCGAAATCGACGAGTCCGCGTTCGGCCTCTTCGCGGGTGATCTGCAGCAGCAGATGGTCGGGGTCGTATTTGCGGAGCGTGTCGTAAAGGATGTCGGACGAGAAGGTGGCTTGGCGTCCGGTCTTGCGGCGGCCTTGGTTGTTGCGTTCGATCAGGCCGGAAATGATCGCCGAATTGCGGAAGGTGCGTTTCATCACGGCATTGCCGTGCAGCCAGTTGTCCAGCCCTTCGCGCAAGGCGCTTGCATCGAAAAGCGGTGCGGGGTTCAGGACCGGCTCCAATCCCCAGATCAGCGTGGCGTAATCGGTGCAAGTAAAGCCCAAGGGGGCAAGCCCTTGTTCCTCCATGCGTTTCGTGACCAGAAGGCCAAGGGTGGCATTGGCGTTGCGGCCTGCGAAACCGTAGATCACCAGATGTTCGCGCCCGTCATGCGGGAAGCTTTCGACCAGCAGGCGGTCGGGGTCGGGCAGGCGGCTGACCTCGCGTTGCAGGGCCAGCCATTGCGCGGTGTGCGTGGGCAGGTCGGGCCAGCGGTCTTGCTGGAAGATGTCGAGGATACGGCGGGTGAGCAGGGTCGAGGTGGCGAATTTGGTGCCGTTGAACACGGCGACCTTGGGGTCGCGGCCGGGCGAGCGGCTGACCTCGACTGTCAGTTCCTTGAGGCCCTCGAAGCGCACCACCTGACCGCCGATCAGGAAGGTGTCGCCGGGGGTAAGGGTGGCTGCGAAATCCTCTTCGACCTCGCCCAGGGGGGTGCCGCCCAGGCGGTTTCGCAGGCGCACTTTCAGGGTTTCGGTGTCGATGATGGTGCCGAGGTTCTGACGGATGGGAACTGCGGCGCGCGGGTCGCGGAGCTGCCATTTACCATCACGCTGCAGCAATCTTTGCCAGCGATCATAAGCCTTTAGCGCGTAACCGCCGGTGGCGGCAAAGTCGAGGCATGCGTCGAATTCTGCCCGTGTCAGCGCGGCGTAGGGGCCTGCGTTAACCACTTCTTCATAAAGCGCGCCGGCGTCGAAGGGGCCTGCGGCGGCGGTGAGCAGAATGTGCTGGCACAGCACGTCGCGCGGGCCGCGGCCACGGGGCTCGCCGTCGAGCGTATGGGCGCGGACGGCATCGAGGGCGGCGTGGCATTCCACCACCTCGAAGCGGTTGGCGGGGACGAGACGGGCCTTGGAGGGCGCGTTGTAGCGGTGGTTGGCGCGGCCGATGCGCTGCACGAGGCGTTTGACGTTTTTCGGTGCGCCGACCTGTATG
Protein-coding sequences here:
- the pdeM gene encoding ligase-associated DNA damage response endonuclease PdeM — translated: MTAHAFTLADAALSALPSGALHWPDRHLLCVSDLHLGKSERLARRGGTLLPPYETRETLSRLDAVIEATQPETVICLGDSFDDLTAAHSLPEAERLWLLRLMAGRNWIWIEGNHDAGPVEIGGSHRAEFTLGPLTFRHIADTAQAAEVSGHFHPKLRLGGQSRPCFLLDAKRLILPAFGAYTGGLRHDDPAFAGLMGPGALAILTGSRAVPCPLPR
- a CDS encoding ligase-associated DNA damage response DEXH box helicase; its protein translation is MTTTLPAPLSAWFDAKGWSLHPHQQAMIERAANPATLLIAPTGGGKTLAGFLPTLCELGQKPPQGLHTVYISPLKALAADIRRNLRTPVEGAGLAIRVEDRTGDTSYTQRRRQRADPPHILLTTPESLALLLSYEDAPKIFQSLQRVIVDEIHALAESKRGDQLMLLIARLQSLAPNLRRIGLSATVEDPPALARFLAPKGCEILQADPGPDPDIAMLDIDAPPPWSGGGGRYAIPAILSEVARHRTTLIFHNTRAQAELFFHDLWLQNTDDLPIGIHHGSLSREQRERVEAAMVAGALRAIVCTGSLDLGIDWGDVDLVIQVGAPKNVKRLVQRIGRANHRYNAPSKARLVPANRFEVVECHAALDAVRAHTLDGEPRGRGPRDVLCQHILLTAAAGPFDAGALYEEVVNAGPYAALTRAEFDACLDFAATGGYALKAYDRWQRLLQRDGKWQLRDPRAAVPIRQNLGTIIDTETLKVRLRNRLGGTPLGEVEEDFAATLTPGDTFLIGGQVVRFEGLKELTVEVSRSPGRDPKVAVFNGTKFATSTLLTRRILDIFQQDRWPDLPTHTAQWLALQREVSRLPDPDRLLVESFPHDGREHLVIYGFAGRNANATLGLLVTKRMEEQGLAPLGFTCTDYATLIWGLEPVLNPAPLFDASALREGLDNWLHGNAVMKRTFRNSAIISGLIERNNQGRRKTGRQATFSSDILYDTLRKYDPDHLLLQITREEAERGLVDFGRIEDMLARVAGRIDCLRLTRVTPLAAPLFLEPGRIPVQGAGRERLMQDAAQRLMQAAGLA